TGCGGGAATAAGTTTGGCTTTCTGCGCTCAGAAAACCTGAAGGAATGGAACATGACGGACAGCATCGAGCTTGCTGAGGCGTGGGAGTGCCCCGACCTGTTCTGCCTGGAATGCGGCGGCGAGCCTGTCTGGGTGTTTATGAGCGCGGACGGATTCTATTATCTGGGGCAGTTTGACGGCTATCATTTCCGGACGGACGGCGTGCAGAAAAAAGCGTATATCACCGGTCTGCCCTATGCGGCGCAGACCTACAGCGGGACGGCGGACCGCATCATCAGTGTGCCCTGGCTGCGCACGCACAATGCAGGAAAACTTTATACCGGCATGATGGGGCTTCCGCGGGAGCTGCATCTTGAAAAGCGCGGGGAGGATATCCGGCTTGCGCTGCTTCCGGTGCGCGAATATGAAGAAACAAAAGAGACGGCGGCGGAATTTGCGCTCGGCGGGGAGGGCTTTTCTCTGGAAACTGCAGAGGACGCGGTGACGGAGATCGTTCTGGAGCCGTCGGAATGTAAAAATATTTCCATGAAATTCTTCCATCAGGAGCTGGCTATCCGGGACAGAATGATTTTCTGCAAAGAGGAGCGGACATCGCTGCCGGAGGAGATTAAGGATATTCATATCCTGATTGACCGGGGAGTTCTGGAAATTTATGCGAATAACGGGACGCTGAACGTTTATTATGAAACGGATTCGGATGTCCTCAGAGGGAAAATTGAAATTAAGGGCGGAAAGGGGACGGGCAAAATCTGTACCTGGAAGCCGTAAGGAGGAGACCATGCAGACGCAGAAGGAGAAAAAAGGACAGGGCTTTGAGGAAGCGGAGTATCAGAAACGCTTTCAGAGGCATCTGGATGAGCTGAAGTGGCTCTATATGGAATTATATCAGAACGACTGGATGTTTGACGAGCTGTGCGGACAGATGCAGCGGTTTTACCGGGAGCGGCGCGAGGGTCTGAAGGAAATGGACCGCAGGCGCGAGAAAAATCCGGAATGGTTTAAACAAAATGACATGATGGGCATGATGCTGTACGTGGATAATTTTGCCGGCAATCTGCAGGGCGTGCGCGGAAAGCTTGATTATCTGAAGGAATGCGGCGTAAACTATCTTCATCTGATGCCGCTGCTGGAGAGCCCGAAGGGACGCTCGGACGGCGGTTACGCGGTAGCGGATTTCCGGAAGGTGCAGCCGGAGCTGGGCACGATGGAGGACCTCGAAGAGGTGGCGGATGCCTGCCATGAGAAAAAGATGAGTGTATGTATGGATTTTGTGATGAACCATACGTCTGAGGACCATGAATGGGCAGTGCGCGCGCGCCGGGGCGAGGGCGAGTACATGAGCCGCTATTTCTTCTTTGACAATTATGATATACCGGCGCAGTATGAGCGGACGGTGCCGCAGGTATTTCCGACAACGGCGCCCGGCAACTTTACTTATCTGCCGGAAATCGGTCACTATGTTATGACAACCTTTTACCCGTATCAGTGGGATCTGAATTACCGCAATCCGCGGGTCTTCAACGAAATGATGTACAATTTCCTGTTTTTTGCCAATGTGGGAATTGACGTGATTCGCATCGATGCGGTACCGTATATCTGGAAACAGCTTGGCACGGACTGCCGCAATCTTCCGCAGGTCCACACCATTGTGCGCATGATGCGCATGATCGGCGAGATCGTCTGCCCCGGTGTCGTATTGCTGGGCGAGGTGGTGATGGAGCCGTCCAAGGTGGCTCCGTATTTTGGAACGGTGGAGAAGCCGGAATGCCACATGCTGTATAACGTGACGACGATGGCGACGATGTGGAATTCGCTGGCGACCAGGGATACCCGTCTTTTGAAACGGCAGATGGATATTCTGGCAGGTTTGCCGAAGGAATATGTATTTCTGAATTATCTCCGCTGTCATGATGACATTGGCTGGGGACTGGATTATGCAACGCTGCAGTGGTGGGGCATGGAGGAGCGGTCCCACAAGCAGTATATCAATGACTTTTTCACCGGAAAGGCGGCGGGCAGCTACAGCCGCGGCGAGCTTTATAATGCGGATCCGGTGACGGGGGACGCCCGCTTCTGCGGAACGGCGGCTTCCATGTGCGGTGTGGAGAAGGCGGGCTTCGAGCAGGATGATGAGCAGATGACGTATGCAATCCAGCGGGATTTGATGCTTCATGCGTTTATGTTTACGCAGTCCGGCATTCCGATGCTCTATAGCGGCGACGAGGTGGGGCAGACGAATGATTACGCATACAGGGATGTCCCGGAAAAAGCGCCGGATTCCCGTTACGTTCACCGCGGAAAATTCCGTTGGGAGCTGGTGGAAGAGATAAAGCAGCCTGGCACGGTCTCGGAGCGGATTTTCCACGGCCTGCAAAAGCTGGAAAAAATCCGCGCGAACGAAAAGGTATTTACCTCAACGGCAGAGTTTTATACGCTGGAGACCGGCGAGCAGGCGATAATTGGCATCGTGCGCAGGTATGAGGGAGAGAAGCTGATAGGGCTTTTTAACTTCAGCGAATTTGAAAAGACCGCCTGGATTGAAGAGACGGACGGGGAATACAAAGATTTGGTTACCGGGAAGAATATGACGGCATCGGCGGTGAAGGTGCCCGGAAACGGATTCTTCTGGCTGAAAAGAGTAAAATGATAAGGAGAGGCATAGCAAATGGCTATTTTATATAATGAGCAGGCAAAAACATTTACGCTCCAGACGGCAAAGAGCACCTATCAGATAAAGGTGGATGAGCACGGCGTGCTGCTGCACACGTATTATGGCGCGCCCGCCGGTGAAAGTGATTTTTCTTATCTGATCGTTCCGGAGGACCACGGTTTTTCCGGGCAGCCGGGCGATGTAAATGACCGTACCTACTCGATGGATTATTATCCGCTGGAGTATGCGGTTTACGGGAACGGCGACTTTCGCGTCCCGGCGATGAAAGCGGGCAGAGCGGGAGCTGTTCCGGCTCTGGATCTGCGCTATGTCTCGCATCAGATTTATGATGGAAAATACGCGCTGCCTGAGCTTCCGGCGATGTTTGCCGGGCAGGAGAGCGATGTGCAGACACTGGAGATCACGCTGAAGGATTTATATGAAGAGATTTATGTAAAGCTTTTTTACGGGGTGTTTGCAGAGAAAAATGTGATTACCCGCGCGGCGGCGGTGGAAAACCGGGGCACATCTACGGTGGAGCTTGGGCGCATGATGAGCATGTCAATGGATTTTCCGGACGAAGAGCTGGAGCTGCTGCATTTTTACGGAAAGCACGCGGGAGAGCGGCAGGCGGAACGCAGAGCGCTTCCTCACGGCATTACGGAAATTAGCAGCGGACGCGGAACGTCCAGCCACCAGCACAATCCGTTTGTGATTCTCTGTGAGAAGGGCGCGACGGAGGATGCCGGCGGCTGCTATGGAGTTTCGCTTTTATACAGCGGCTGCTTCCGCATTCAGATGGAGCGCGATCAGTTTGACAGCCTGCGCCTGGTATGCGGTCTTTCCGATGACGAATTTTCCTGGACGCTGCAGCCGCAGGAGTGCTTTTATACGCCGGAGGCAGCGCTTTCCTACACGCCGGATGGTCTGACAGATCTGTCGCAGTGTCTGCAGCGGGCTTATTTCGACTGTCTGATACGCAGCCCGTGGAAAAACAAAAAGCGCCCGGCTCTGGTAAACAACTGGGAAGCGACATACTTTGATTTTAACGCGGAAAAGCTGCTGGCGATCGCACGGCAGGCGGCGGACCTCGGACTGGACATGATGGTGCTGGACGACGGCTGGTTCGGAAAGCGCGACGACGACAATTCCGGGCTTGGCGACTGGTATGTGAATGAAAAGAAGCTGGGCTGCAGCCTGAGAGAGCTTGTGGAGGAAATAAAGAAGCTGGGACTGAAATTCGGTATCTGGATAGAGCCAGAGATGGTTTCCGAGGACAGCGACCTCTACCGCGCGCATCCGGAATGGGCGCTGACGATTCCGGGAAGGCAGCCGGGACGCGGCAGAAACCAGCTTGCGCTGGATCTGTCAAACCGGGAGGTGCTGGAATATCTGAAGGGCTGTATCGACCGGGTGATGCAGAGCGCGGATATTTCCTATATAAAATGGGATATCAACCGCTGCATTGACAATATTTACAGCAATGCAAACCCGCAGCTTTCCCAGGGAGCGATCCGCCATCTTTATGTGCTGGGGCTGTACGAGCTGCAGGAATATTTGATTACGCGATACCCGGACGTTCTTCTGGAGGGCTGCAACGGGGGCGGCGGAAGATTTGACGCCGGAATGCTTTACTACGCCCCGCAGATTTGGTGCAGTGACAATACGGATGCAATCGAGCGTCTGCGGATACACTATGGAACCTCCTTTGGCTACCCGATGTCGGCGGTTGCCGCTCATGTGTCGGTATGCCCGAACCATCAGAACGGACGCGTCACGCCGTTTCAGACGCGTGGAATCTGTGCGATGCAGGGGTCGTTCGGCTATGAGCTGGATCTAAGCCTGCTGTCTGAGGAGGATAAACAGGAGGCGCGCAGACAGATTGAATTATATAACAAATACAGCGCGCTGTTTCAGCAGGGGAATTACTACCGCCTGAGCTCGCCGTTTGAAAACCGTGATTTCACCGCATGGAGCTATGTGTCGCAGGATAAAACGTGCGCCTCGCTGAGCGTGGTATTTACGGATTTACATGCAAACCCGAAGCCGCTGCGCGTAAAGTGGAAGGGACTGTTAAAAGATGCGCTTTATGAGGTCGGCAAAGAAACATACACTGGCGCGGCGCTCATGCAGGGCGGGCTGGTGCTGCCGAAACCGCGGTGCAACTACGATTCCTATATGATATGCATTGAGAAAAAATGAATATGCTGCCAGTCCTGCGTGGTGCTGCGGGTGAAGCGGGCATGAAATAAGATCCGGGGTGCCGGGTCTTATTTTAATTGCCATGCATACGACAAAAACGTCCGGTGGACGTTTTTTGGTGAACAAAAATATTCATCCGGATGGAAACGGGAGATTGACATTGCCGGTATTTCGGGCATAATAAAAATGTAAGAAAAAGAATGGACGGGTATATTATGCGAAAGACACAGACGAGAAATACAAAGGGAAAAATTATCGCGGCGGCGTGGAAGCTGTTTTATGAGCAGGGTTATGAGGACACTACGGTTGATGAAATCATCCGTGCGGCACAGACCTCAAAAGGCTCCTTCTATCATTACTTCAGCGGCAAGGACGCGCTTCTGAGCACGCTGGCATATCTGTTTGATGAAAAATATGAGGAGCTGCTCGGTGAAATGGATGAATCTATGGGCAGCTTCGAAAAGCTGATTTATTTAAACAATGAATTGTTTACGATGATCGAGGACAGTATTTCCATTGATTTGCTCGCGCGCCTCTTGTCCACGCAGCTCATCACGCGCGGGGAAAAGTCGCTGCTGGACCGCAACCGCCTGTATTACCGCCTGCTCCGCCAGATAATATCCGAAGGGCAGGAGAAGGGGGAGCTGCGCGCCGATGTTTCCGTGGGCGAAATTGTAAAAATCTATGCGCTCTGCGAGCGCTCCTTTCTCTACGACTGGTGCATATCGGGCGGCGAATACTCCCTGCGCAGCTACTCCCAGCGTATGCTGCCGATGCTGCTGGCGGATTTCCGCTTGTAAACCGGGACGGGATGCGGAGACAATCTGCATAAGGCGGCGGACCAGACTTGCCGCAGAAAGCTGATGTTTAAATGAATTTGCGAAGCTTACTGTGAACGGAGTAAACAGAAATAGGACCTGGGATACCGGAAGTTTATTTGGTATGTTTCCGGATATTGTTCTTCATAATCAATAAGAGAAATGAAAATGAATATTTATAGGACTATAAAATATAATTGACATTTCAAATGAAATATGATATCATCAAAATACCTCTAAAACATTTGTAACAGTTCTGGCATCTCGCCATTATTACAGGAATGAACAGACAGCTATGGGGGATGCAGGAACGCAGAACAGAAGCGTGCCGCCCTCAGAAAAACAGAGACGAAAGGGAGCGCGTAAATGGGACGGAAGAGAGCGCTGCAGTGGCACCCGGCTTTTTTCGCTGCGTTGAGAGCAATGGAGGAGAAAAAGCAGTGCGGTCTGCAGATACAAAGGGAATATAATCTGGGGACGAAACCCAGGCAGATCGATGTTCTGATTACGAAGAATAATCCGGAAAATGAAGCGCGAAGTGGCATCGGAAGGATTTTCAGAAAACATAATATAGTAGAGTATAAGGGACCGTCAGATAAATTAAATTGTAACGACTTTTATAAGGTATGCGGCTATGCGTGCTTTTATATAGGGGATGCGCGGCGGGTACTGGAAATTGACCCGGCTGAGGTTACGCTTACCTTCGTGTGCAGCAGTTATCCGGTGAAGCTGGTACGTCACCTGGCAAAACAGTATGGTATCCGGGTGAAAAAAGAGGAAGCGGGAATTTATTATTTAAAGGGGAGCTGTTTTCCGGCACAGATTATTGTCAGCCGCAGGCTGAATCCGGAAAAGTATCTGTGGCTGTATGCACTTCGCAGTGATTTGGATGCCGGTGAGCTTAAAATGGTCCTTGGAGATTACGAAAAACACCGGGAATCAGTGGATTACCAGTCGATGATGGATATTATCATCCGGGCAAACCGGGAGAGAATGAAGGAGGACGAAATGTGTGAGGCGCTGAAGGAATTATACGAGGAAATATATGCGGAAAAACTGGAAGAGGAATTTGCGGCAAGGGAAAAGCTTGGCGAAGAACGCGGAGAAAAGCGTGGAGAGAGGCGCGGAGAAAAGCGTGGTGAGAGGCGCGGAATCAGGCGCGGCGAAATGATTATGGGCAATCTGGTAAGTGTTTTACTGGAGAGCGGACGCACAGAGGATTTGCAGAGGGCGGCGGAGGATCAGACTTACCGCAGAAAGCTGATGAAGGAGCTTGGAATATCAGGAAGGCGGTCTTAGAAAATGGTTCTGATAATGTTGTACTACAAAAAATACAATAACGTATAAGAAATATTTTTTATTTCGTCTGGTCAAAAAACACTTTAAATAAAAGAAAAAATAAAGATAATATGAAAAATAGTATAGAATTTGGTCTGAACTTCGTTCTGCTTGCGGTACAGAAGCCGCTGTGTTATACTTTCAGAATACGAGCTGCCGGGCACGGCGGTCTGAGGGAGGAGAACGATTATGACAATGATAACACCAAAGGTCTGTATTCTGATTGCGATAGTGGTTTATCTGGCAATGGTGCTTTACATAGGCTACCGCTGTTCGAAGCAGAATAAGAGCACAGATGATTTTTACCTTGGCGGAAGAAAGCTGGGACCATTTGTTACGGCGATGAGCGCCGAGGCTTCGGATATGAGCAGCTGGCTTCTGATGGGACTGCCGGGTGTGGCGTATCTGACCGGCGTTGCGGATGCCGGCTGGACGGCGATTGGGCTTGCCATCGGTACCTACATTAACTGGCTGGTTGTGGCAAGAAGGCTGCGCCGTTATTCACATATTGCGAATAATTCCATTACCCTGCCGCAGTTTTTTAAGAACCGTTACCATGATAAGCATGCGCTGCTGACGATTTCCGCGGTTATTATCGTGATTTTCTTTATTCCGTACACGGCGTCCGGATTTGCGGCGTGCGGAAAGCTGTTTTCCAGCCTGTTCGGCGTGGATTATTTTGCGGCGATGGTGGTCAGTGCGGTCGTTATCGTGGGCTATACGATGCTTGGCGGATTCCTGGCGGCGTCCACCACAGACTTTGTACAGAGTATCATCATGTCTGTTGCGCTGATTGTCGTGCTGGTGTTCGGCGTAAGCGTGGCGGGCGGTTTTGACGCGGTGCTGGAAAATGCGAAGGCACTGCCGGGGTATTTATCTTTCACACAGACCTATGACCCGGTTACGCAGACGGCAGGACCTTACGGAACGATAACCATCTTTTCCATGCTGGCATGGGGGCTTGGCTATTTTGGAATGCCGCATATTCTGCTGCGCTTTATGGCAATCGAGGATGAAAAGAAATTATCCCTGTCCCGCAGGGTGGCAAGCATCTGGGTGGTGATCTCTCTTACAGTTGGCGTTGCCATCGGAATTATCGGCTATACGATGAGCAAGGTCGGGGCGCTGGAGGTGCTGGAAGGCTCGGCGTCGGAAACAATTATTGTAAAAATTGCAGATTTACTCAGCCAGAACGGAATTATCCCGGCGCTGCTTGCGGGGCTGATTCTTGCGGGAATCCTGGCGTCCACGATGTCCACGGCGGATTCGCAGCTTCTGGCGGCATCCTCGGCAGTTTCCTCCGACCTGCTGGGGGAACGTCTGGGGAAAAATGATAAATCCGGTATGCTGGCGGCGCGGATAACACTGCTGGTAATTGCTGTGATCGGTATTTTTCTTGCAAGAGACCCGGACAGCTCGGTATTTGGCATCGTGTCCTTTGCGTGGGCGGGCTTTGGCGCTTCCTTCGGACCGGTTGTGCTGACTGCGCTGTTCTGGAAGCGCTCCAACAAATATGGTGCGCTGGCGGGCATGGTAGCAGGCGGCGTGATGATTTTTGTCTGGAAATATCTCGTGAGACCGTTGGGCGGCGCATGGAATATCTATGAGCTGCTGCCGGCATTTCTGGTTGCGCTTGCCGCTATTATTGTGGTGAGTCTGCTTACTCCGGCGCCGGAGAAATCGATTCTTGAGGAATTTGAGCGCGCCCGCAGCGGAAAACAGGTGTAAAATAACTCCGTAATCAGGCAGATGGCTGGTTACTGTTTGCGTCAGCCTCAGACGTCCGGTTGGTTACTGTTGGCACCAGCCTCAGGCACCCGGTTGGTCATTGTTTGCGCAAGTTTCGGACGCCTGCTGTGAAATCTGTCCGCTGCAAAAATAAAGGGGTTTGAAAGAAACGGGAAATATGGTATGATATGGCTGTCACAGGAAAACTGCGGCAGCCTTTTTGGATATATTCGGAAAGATAAAATGCCGGAAAGACGGTGTGTCGGGGAAACAAAAAATCTTTGTGTACAGAGCGTATTTTATATAAATGACAGGAGGGGCAGAAAATGGGGACTCGTTTTTATAAACTGGCGGCGGTACTTTCGATGTGCATGCTGCTTGCCGGATGCAGGGACAAGGGACCTTCAGAGGTGGAGCTTGCGCGGGATGAGGGAATCAGCTATATGGAGCAGGCGGACTATCAGAATGCCATTACCGCTTTTGAAAATGCGTACAGCCTCTGCGACGAAAAAATGCCGGAGACCAAAACGGACATCAGTCTTTATGAAGCGGCATGTCAGTTTAAGATGGGGGATTTTGAAGGAGTAAAGGATACCTGCAGCAGAATTCTGGAGCTTGCTGAGAATGTGGATGCCTATTACATGCGTGGCGCCGCCTTTTTAAAGCTTGGCGAGGCGGAGCTGGCGAAAGCGGATTTTGATGCGGCATCGCTGCTGGCGCCGGAGGATTACGGGCTGTTTTTAGATATTTATAAGCAGTACGAAGAACAGAACCAGTCGGCTGTCGGGGATGAATATTTGCAGAAAGCGTTAAATATTCCGGGCGAAGAGATGGAAGACTATTATCAGAAGGGAAGCATTTATTTTTATCTCGGAGAATATACAAAAGCCCAGGAAATGCTGGCAAAGCCGGCGGAGGCGAAGCACAAAGAGGCGATGATGCTGATGGGCGAGGTGTATCTTGCGCTGGGCGACAGCGTTCACG
This is a stretch of genomic DNA from Marvinbryantia formatexigens DSM 14469. It encodes these proteins:
- a CDS encoding glycoside hydrolase family 32 protein — protein: MMEYSMEMKQKYLGIPVYAEEQEEMLEIFDGGEKIFEFQVPVCQDGTGRKCDYYSYLNIEKYRGRTLVLRGNLPEGFFGEICQTDSYAQEPLTRPLIHFTAQRGWINDPNGLVYHNGRYHLFFQYNPMNTRWQNMSWGHAIGKDLLHFEQVEDALYPDEHGTMYSGCGLVNERGMLNLPKNALLFYYTAAGGMNEWSKGKEFTQRIAYSTDEGETLVKLPEEAVGVIEQDSRDPKIFWHEETQAYIMVLWLCGNKFGFLRSENLKEWNMTDSIELAEAWECPDLFCLECGGEPVWVFMSADGFYYLGQFDGYHFRTDGVQKKAYITGLPYAAQTYSGTADRIISVPWLRTHNAGKLYTGMMGLPRELHLEKRGEDIRLALLPVREYEETKETAAEFALGGEGFSLETAEDAVTEIVLEPSECKNISMKFFHQELAIRDRMIFCKEERTSLPEEIKDIHILIDRGVLEIYANNGTLNVYYETDSDVLRGKIEIKGGKGTGKICTWKP
- a CDS encoding alpha-amylase family glycosyl hydrolase, which codes for MQTQKEKKGQGFEEAEYQKRFQRHLDELKWLYMELYQNDWMFDELCGQMQRFYRERREGLKEMDRRREKNPEWFKQNDMMGMMLYVDNFAGNLQGVRGKLDYLKECGVNYLHLMPLLESPKGRSDGGYAVADFRKVQPELGTMEDLEEVADACHEKKMSVCMDFVMNHTSEDHEWAVRARRGEGEYMSRYFFFDNYDIPAQYERTVPQVFPTTAPGNFTYLPEIGHYVMTTFYPYQWDLNYRNPRVFNEMMYNFLFFANVGIDVIRIDAVPYIWKQLGTDCRNLPQVHTIVRMMRMIGEIVCPGVVLLGEVVMEPSKVAPYFGTVEKPECHMLYNVTTMATMWNSLATRDTRLLKRQMDILAGLPKEYVFLNYLRCHDDIGWGLDYATLQWWGMEERSHKQYINDFFTGKAAGSYSRGELYNADPVTGDARFCGTAASMCGVEKAGFEQDDEQMTYAIQRDLMLHAFMFTQSGIPMLYSGDEVGQTNDYAYRDVPEKAPDSRYVHRGKFRWELVEEIKQPGTVSERIFHGLQKLEKIRANEKVFTSTAEFYTLETGEQAIIGIVRRYEGEKLIGLFNFSEFEKTAWIEETDGEYKDLVTGKNMTASAVKVPGNGFFWLKRVK
- a CDS encoding alpha-galactosidase; translated protein: MAILYNEQAKTFTLQTAKSTYQIKVDEHGVLLHTYYGAPAGESDFSYLIVPEDHGFSGQPGDVNDRTYSMDYYPLEYAVYGNGDFRVPAMKAGRAGAVPALDLRYVSHQIYDGKYALPELPAMFAGQESDVQTLEITLKDLYEEIYVKLFYGVFAEKNVITRAAAVENRGTSTVELGRMMSMSMDFPDEELELLHFYGKHAGERQAERRALPHGITEISSGRGTSSHQHNPFVILCEKGATEDAGGCYGVSLLYSGCFRIQMERDQFDSLRLVCGLSDDEFSWTLQPQECFYTPEAALSYTPDGLTDLSQCLQRAYFDCLIRSPWKNKKRPALVNNWEATYFDFNAEKLLAIARQAADLGLDMMVLDDGWFGKRDDDNSGLGDWYVNEKKLGCSLRELVEEIKKLGLKFGIWIEPEMVSEDSDLYRAHPEWALTIPGRQPGRGRNQLALDLSNREVLEYLKGCIDRVMQSADISYIKWDINRCIDNIYSNANPQLSQGAIRHLYVLGLYELQEYLITRYPDVLLEGCNGGGGRFDAGMLYYAPQIWCSDNTDAIERLRIHYGTSFGYPMSAVAAHVSVCPNHQNGRVTPFQTRGICAMQGSFGYELDLSLLSEEDKQEARRQIELYNKYSALFQQGNYYRLSSPFENRDFTAWSYVSQDKTCASLSVVFTDLHANPKPLRVKWKGLLKDALYEVGKETYTGAALMQGGLVLPKPRCNYDSYMICIEKK
- a CDS encoding TetR/AcrR family transcriptional regulator → MRKTQTRNTKGKIIAAAWKLFYEQGYEDTTVDEIIRAAQTSKGSFYHYFSGKDALLSTLAYLFDEKYEELLGEMDESMGSFEKLIYLNNELFTMIEDSISIDLLARLLSTQLITRGEKSLLDRNRLYYRLLRQIISEGQEKGELRADVSVGEIVKIYALCERSFLYDWCISGGEYSLRSYSQRMLPMLLADFRL
- a CDS encoding sodium/proline symporter; translated protein: MITPKVCILIAIVVYLAMVLYIGYRCSKQNKSTDDFYLGGRKLGPFVTAMSAEASDMSSWLLMGLPGVAYLTGVADAGWTAIGLAIGTYINWLVVARRLRRYSHIANNSITLPQFFKNRYHDKHALLTISAVIIVIFFIPYTASGFAACGKLFSSLFGVDYFAAMVVSAVVIVGYTMLGGFLAASTTDFVQSIIMSVALIVVLVFGVSVAGGFDAVLENAKALPGYLSFTQTYDPVTQTAGPYGTITIFSMLAWGLGYFGMPHILLRFMAIEDEKKLSLSRRVASIWVVISLTVGVAIGIIGYTMSKVGALEVLEGSASETIIVKIADLLSQNGIIPALLAGLILAGILASTMSTADSQLLAASSAVSSDLLGERLGKNDKSGMLAARITLLVIAVIGIFLARDPDSSVFGIVSFAWAGFGASFGPVVLTALFWKRSNKYGALAGMVAGGVMIFVWKYLVRPLGGAWNIYELLPAFLVALAAIIVVSLLTPAPEKSILEEFERARSGKQV
- a CDS encoding tetratricopeptide repeat protein, with the protein product MGTRFYKLAAVLSMCMLLAGCRDKGPSEVELARDEGISYMEQADYQNAITAFENAYSLCDEKMPETKTDISLYEAACQFKMGDFEGVKDTCSRILELAENVDAYYMRGAAFLKLGEAELAKADFDAASLLAPEDYGLFLDIYKQYEEQNQSAVGDEYLQKALNIPGEEMEDYYQKGSIYFYLGEYTKAQEMLAKPAEAKHKEAMMLMGEVYLALGDSVHARNVYQQYMEEYGEAAEAYNGIVLCELADGNYDAAISSAETGLALEADESTKRDLLYNEIVAYERKGDFATAKTVAAQFAELYPDDEEGKKEYDFLSTR